One genomic segment of Amycolatopsis sp. WQ 127309 includes these proteins:
- a CDS encoding XdhC family protein: MSEPEACEVAHGAAEPDSGVRTLVAVFASPVSRYLLKFARDLGFHVALVDPDAARATDVPDGFEAATTFPPLDSSADVVVTDHHRPELGAVLKAALEEKPRWIGVLGNPRHPGPHLAALRGLGVPDAEIARVHRPVGLNIGSRTPPEIAIATLAGLLADRNNRPGGFDFTR; the protein is encoded by the coding sequence ATGAGTGAACCCGAGGCCTGCGAAGTCGCCCACGGCGCCGCCGAACCGGACTCCGGCGTGCGGACGCTCGTCGCCGTCTTCGCCTCGCCCGTGTCCCGGTACCTGCTGAAGTTCGCGCGGGACCTCGGGTTCCACGTCGCGCTGGTCGACCCGGACGCGGCGCGCGCGACCGACGTCCCGGACGGGTTCGAGGCCGCGACGACGTTCCCGCCGCTCGACTCCTCCGCCGACGTCGTCGTCACCGACCACCACCGGCCAGAGCTCGGCGCGGTGCTCAAGGCGGCGCTGGAGGAGAAGCCGCGGTGGATCGGCGTGCTCGGCAACCCGCGCCACCCCGGCCCGCACCTGGCCGCGCTGCGCGGCCTCGGCGTGCCGGACGCCGAGATCGCCCGGGTGCACCGCCCGGTCGGACTGAACATCGGCTCGCGCACGCCTCCGGAGATCGCGATCGCCACGCTCGCCGGCCTGCTGGCCGACCGCAACAACCGCCCGGGCGGCTTCGACTTCACCCGCTAA
- a CDS encoding NUDIX hydrolase, protein MSVLGWLLPVLAVIVVLGGLFLVATANRLDRLHVRMDAGWAALDAALARRAVVARAVAVVLGDAELRTSAERAEAAPRPDRETEENELTRELSRVDRAGLLPELAEELTDAEHRVIIARRVHNDAVRDTLRLRRRRKVRYFRLAGTAPVPEYFEFAEPEV, encoded by the coding sequence GTGAGCGTGCTCGGCTGGCTGCTGCCGGTGCTCGCGGTGATCGTCGTGCTCGGCGGGCTGTTCCTGGTGGCGACGGCGAACCGGCTCGACCGGCTGCACGTCCGGATGGACGCGGGCTGGGCGGCCCTCGACGCGGCGCTGGCCCGCCGCGCGGTGGTGGCCCGGGCGGTCGCCGTGGTGCTGGGCGACGCCGAGCTGCGGACGTCGGCCGAACGCGCCGAAGCGGCGCCCCGGCCCGACCGCGAGACCGAGGAGAACGAGCTGACCCGGGAGCTGAGCCGCGTCGACCGGGCGGGCCTGCTGCCCGAGCTGGCCGAGGAGCTGACCGACGCCGAGCACCGGGTGATCATCGCGCGGCGCGTCCACAACGACGCCGTCCGCGACACCCTGCGGCTGCGGCGCCGGAGGAAGGTCCGGTACTTCCGGCTGGCCGGGACCGCGCCGGTGCCGGAGTACTTCGAGTTCGCCGAGCCGGAGGTCTGA
- a CDS encoding glycosyltransferase family 4 protein — protein sequence MRIGIVCPYSFDVPGGVQGHVIDLTKALISRGHQVSVLAPADDDADLPGFVHPAGKALGIRYNGSVARLQFGPVSYARVRRWIREGDFDVLHLHEPAAPSLSLLALLIADGPIVATFHTATTRSRTLSAFQPVLRPLLEKITARIAVSALARRVQVEHAGGDAVEVPNGVDVEFFSSATPLPGYPRAGGTVGFVGRFGEPRKGMGVLLEALRRILPEFEDLRLVVVGRGDDDQLRRDAGPELAPHLELLGQATDAVKAQALRSVDVYCAPNTGGESFGMILTEAMAAGTPVLASGLDSFRRVLDDGRAGMLVETGDPGALADGLRELLGDPARRASLAAAAGERVTMFDWSVVATQVLRVYETAVAADPRRVAAPEREFAR from the coding sequence ATGCGGATCGGGATCGTGTGCCCGTACTCCTTCGACGTGCCCGGCGGCGTCCAGGGGCACGTGATCGACCTGACGAAGGCGCTGATCTCCCGCGGGCACCAGGTGTCCGTGCTCGCGCCCGCCGACGACGACGCGGACCTGCCCGGGTTCGTGCACCCGGCCGGCAAGGCCCTCGGGATCCGGTACAACGGCTCGGTCGCCCGGCTCCAGTTCGGCCCGGTGTCCTACGCCCGCGTGCGGCGCTGGATCCGCGAAGGCGACTTCGACGTCCTGCACCTGCACGAGCCCGCCGCGCCGAGCCTGTCGCTGCTGGCGCTGCTCATCGCCGACGGCCCGATCGTCGCGACCTTCCACACCGCGACGACCCGGTCGCGCACGCTCTCGGCGTTCCAGCCCGTGCTGCGGCCGCTGCTGGAGAAGATCACCGCGCGGATCGCGGTGTCCGCGCTGGCCCGCCGGGTCCAGGTGGAGCACGCGGGCGGTGACGCCGTCGAGGTTCCCAATGGCGTCGACGTCGAGTTCTTCTCCTCAGCGACGCCGTTGCCGGGCTACCCGCGGGCCGGCGGCACGGTCGGGTTCGTCGGCCGGTTCGGCGAGCCCCGCAAGGGCATGGGCGTGCTGCTGGAGGCGCTGCGGCGGATCCTGCCGGAGTTCGAGGACCTGCGGCTGGTGGTCGTCGGCCGCGGCGACGATGACCAGCTGCGCCGCGACGCCGGTCCCGAGCTGGCGCCGCACCTGGAGCTGCTCGGCCAGGCCACCGACGCGGTCAAGGCCCAGGCCCTGCGCAGCGTCGACGTCTACTGCGCGCCCAACACCGGCGGCGAGAGCTTCGGGATGATCCTCACCGAGGCGATGGCCGCGGGCACGCCGGTGCTGGCGAGCGGCCTCGACTCGTTCCGCCGGGTGCTCGACGACGGCCGGGCCGGGATGCTCGTCGAGACCGGCGACCCGGGCGCGCTGGCCGACGGGCTGCGCGAGCTGCTCGGCGACCCCGCGCGCCGGGCGTCGCTGGCCGCGGCGGCGGGGGAGCGCGTCACCATGTTCGACTGGTCCGTGGTGGCCACGCAGGTGCTGCGGGTCTACGAGACGGCCGTCGCCGCCGACCCGCGGCGCGTCGCGGCGCCGGAGCGGGAGTTCGCCCGGTGA
- a CDS encoding phosphatidylinositol mannoside acyltransferase — MSKLSGRLSEFGYAAAWRLAGWLPAGFGGTVFSLGADLAVRRDAGGVRQLRTNLARVVPQADPAELDELTRRAMRSYARYWHETFRLPSMDQKQVSGKVAASITGVENLDAALAEGNGAVMALPHSGNWDIAGVWLADYLGGFTTVAERLKPESLYRRFASYRESLGFEIVPLTGDSSAMRVLLKRLRENKAVCLVGDRDLTDNGIPVKFFGEPARMPGGPARLAATTGAALIPAGCWFTEDGWQVRLHPRIRVTARAEVPAATQALADIFAGDIAAHPADWHMVQKFWPADMEAAEPGSLEEAS, encoded by the coding sequence ATGAGCAAGCTCTCCGGCAGGCTCAGCGAGTTCGGGTACGCCGCCGCGTGGCGGCTGGCCGGCTGGCTGCCCGCCGGGTTCGGCGGCACCGTGTTCTCGCTGGGGGCTGACCTCGCCGTCCGCCGCGACGCCGGGGGCGTGCGGCAGCTGCGCACGAACCTCGCCCGCGTGGTGCCGCAGGCCGACCCGGCCGAGCTGGACGAGCTGACCCGGCGCGCGATGCGCTCGTACGCCCGCTACTGGCACGAGACGTTCCGGCTGCCGTCGATGGACCAGAAGCAGGTCAGCGGCAAGGTCGCGGCCTCGATCACCGGCGTCGAGAACCTCGACGCGGCCCTCGCCGAGGGCAACGGCGCCGTGATGGCGCTGCCGCACAGCGGCAACTGGGACATCGCCGGCGTCTGGCTGGCCGACTACCTCGGCGGGTTCACGACCGTCGCCGAGCGCCTGAAGCCCGAGTCGCTCTACCGCCGGTTCGCCTCCTACCGCGAGTCGCTCGGGTTCGAGATCGTCCCGCTGACCGGCGACAGCTCCGCGATGCGCGTGCTGCTCAAGCGGCTGCGCGAGAACAAGGCCGTCTGCCTGGTGGGCGACCGCGACCTGACCGACAACGGCATCCCCGTGAAGTTCTTCGGCGAGCCGGCCCGGATGCCCGGCGGCCCAGCGCGGCTGGCCGCGACGACCGGGGCCGCGCTGATCCCGGCGGGCTGCTGGTTCACCGAGGACGGCTGGCAGGTCCGGCTGCACCCGCGCATCCGCGTCACCGCGCGGGCCGAGGTCCCGGCCGCGACGCAGGCGCTGGCCGACATCTTCGCCGGCGACATCGCCGCGCACCCCGCCGACTGGCACATGGTGCAGAAGTTCTGGCCCGCGGACATGGAGGCCGCCGAGCCGGGCAGCCTCGAAGAAGCGAGCTGA
- the pgsA gene encoding phosphatidylinositol phosphate synthase yields MLNIFARASVSRVTDPIGQALVRAGLTPNAMTVLGTAGAIACALVFFPNGFLLWGTFTVWGFAMLDLLDGAMARARGYGTPFGAVLDATCDRLVDGALFAAIAWWCFVVDDNHPAAAAALLCLVLAQVISYVKARADASGLPVDGGLVERAERLIIALVGTGLHGLGVPWTVDISLWLLAVLSVITLLQRFAGVAKAAREAAAGEQPV; encoded by the coding sequence ATGCTCAATATCTTCGCGCGTGCCTCCGTTTCCCGCGTCACCGATCCGATCGGCCAGGCGCTGGTCCGCGCCGGGCTGACCCCGAACGCGATGACCGTGCTCGGCACCGCCGGCGCGATCGCCTGTGCCCTCGTCTTCTTCCCGAACGGCTTCCTGCTGTGGGGCACGTTCACGGTGTGGGGCTTCGCCATGCTCGACCTGCTCGACGGCGCCATGGCCCGGGCCCGCGGCTACGGCACCCCGTTCGGCGCGGTGCTCGACGCCACCTGCGACAGGCTGGTCGACGGCGCGCTGTTCGCCGCCATCGCCTGGTGGTGCTTCGTGGTCGACGACAACCACCCCGCCGCCGCGGCGGCCCTGCTGTGCCTGGTGCTGGCCCAGGTCATCTCCTACGTCAAGGCCCGCGCCGACGCGTCCGGCCTGCCGGTCGACGGCGGTCTCGTCGAACGCGCCGAGCGGCTCATCATCGCGCTGGTCGGCACCGGGTTGCACGGCCTCGGCGTGCCGTGGACCGTGGACATCTCGCTCTGGCTGCTGGCCGTGCTCTCGGTCATCACGCTGCTGCAGCGCTTCGCCGGCGTGGCGAAAGCGGCCCGTGAGGCCGCCGCCGGGGAGCAGCCGGTATGA
- a CDS encoding MarR family winged helix-turn-helix transcriptional regulator, which produces MSDTRWLSDDEQRVWREFNLATRMLSAHLEAQLQHDSGMPHTYYEVLVSLSEAPGRRLRMSELADARQASRSRLSHAVARLEANGWVRREACPTDKRGAWAVLTKEGFAALEAAAPGHVEAVRESLFDPLTPEQVAALGEISAAIRNGLSPKCAAAQAAEEAREYPGEVVRLPKSG; this is translated from the coding sequence ATGTCCGATACTCGATGGCTCAGTGACGACGAACAGCGCGTCTGGCGTGAATTCAACCTGGCCACGCGCATGCTCAGCGCGCACCTCGAGGCTCAGCTCCAGCACGACTCGGGCATGCCCCACACCTACTACGAGGTGCTCGTCTCGCTGTCGGAGGCGCCCGGCCGCCGGCTGCGGATGAGTGAGCTCGCCGACGCGCGCCAGGCGTCGCGCAGCCGGCTCTCGCACGCCGTCGCGCGCCTGGAGGCCAACGGCTGGGTCCGCCGCGAGGCCTGCCCGACCGACAAGCGCGGCGCGTGGGCTGTCCTGACGAAGGAAGGCTTCGCCGCCCTCGAAGCGGCGGCCCCCGGACACGTCGAGGCCGTCCGCGAGAGCCTGTTCGACCCGCTGACGCCGGAGCAGGTGGCCGCGCTGGGCGAGATCAGCGCCGCGATCCGCAACGGGCTGTCGCCGAAATGCGCCGCGGCGCAGGCCGCCGAAGAAGCTCGCGAGTACCCGGGCGAGGTCGTCCGGCTGCCGAAATCGGGCTGA
- a CDS encoding HIT domain-containing protein: protein MSDGPEAGPDLVEQQGVGVQDTFHRLWTPHRMAYIKGHDKPDGDEEPGCPFCRIPAMDDKTGLIVARGEVVYAVLNLYPYNPGHLMVVPYRHVADYTDLTPEETREVAEYTQHAMKVIRVVSGAHGFNIGLNQGVIAGAGIAAHLHQHLVPRWGGDANFMPVIGQTKVLPQLLGETRDLLADAW, encoded by the coding sequence GTGAGCGACGGTCCCGAAGCCGGTCCCGACCTCGTAGAGCAGCAGGGCGTCGGGGTCCAGGACACGTTCCACCGCCTCTGGACCCCGCACCGGATGGCCTACATCAAGGGCCACGACAAGCCGGACGGCGACGAGGAGCCCGGCTGCCCGTTCTGCCGGATCCCGGCGATGGACGACAAGACCGGCTTGATCGTCGCCCGCGGCGAGGTCGTGTACGCGGTGCTGAACCTCTACCCGTACAACCCGGGGCACCTGATGGTGGTGCCCTACCGGCACGTCGCGGACTACACCGACCTGACGCCGGAGGAGACGCGCGAGGTCGCGGAGTACACCCAGCACGCGATGAAGGTGATCCGCGTGGTGTCGGGTGCGCACGGGTTCAACATCGGGCTGAACCAGGGTGTCATCGCGGGCGCCGGGATCGCCGCGCACCTGCACCAGCACCTGGTGCCGCGCTGGGGCGGCGACGCGAACTTCATGCCGGTGATCGGCCAGACGAAGGTGCTCCCGCAGCTGCTGGGCGAGACGCGCGACCTGCTGGCCGACGCCTGGTGA
- the thrS gene encoding threonine--tRNA ligase has product MSQPSPVSPVAASRVVVPAGTTAGSAVREAGLPTKGADTVVVVRDAEGKLRDLAWAPEVDAEVEPVAANTEDGRSVIRHSAAHVLAQAVQQQFPQAKLGIGPPVKDGFYYDFAVDTPFTPEDLQALEKRMKQIVKGAQQFSRRVFDSVDEAKKELADEPFKLELVDLKSEVDTSEVMEVGEGELTIYDNLDPRTKERVWSDLCRGPHVPTTKFIPAFKLTRVAAAYWRGSEKNPQLQRIYGTAWESAEAQDAHLERIAEAERRDHRKLGAELDLFSFPEEIGSGLPVFHPKGGIIRRELENYSRRRHEEAGYEFVNTPHISKGELFHTSGHLPYYADTMFPPVQFDEENYYLKAMNCPMHNLIFRSRGRSYRELPLRLFEFGTVYRYEKSGVVHGLTRVRGLTMDDSHIYCTKEQMPGELRSLLKFVLDLLADYGLSDFYLELSTRGDSAKFIGEDWEWEEATETLRQAAVDSGLELVPDPGGAAFYGPKISVQAKDAIGRTWQMSTIQLDFNQNKRFELEYTAPDGTRQTPVMIHRALFGSIERFFGVLTEHYAGAFPAWLAPVQVVGIPITADQVGFLRDVEKALRAKGIRAEVDASDDRMQKKIRTHTTQKVPFMLLAGAKDVEAGAVSFRFRDGGQINGVPVADAVAAIAGWIEGRENASPSADALAVVVR; this is encoded by the coding sequence GTGTCGCAGCCGTCCCCCGTTTCCCCCGTGGCCGCCTCCCGCGTGGTGGTACCGGCGGGCACTACGGCGGGGTCGGCGGTCCGCGAAGCGGGCCTGCCGACCAAGGGCGCGGACACGGTCGTCGTCGTGCGCGACGCCGAGGGCAAGCTGCGCGACCTCGCCTGGGCCCCGGAAGTCGACGCCGAGGTCGAACCGGTCGCCGCGAACACCGAGGACGGCCGCAGCGTCATCCGCCATTCGGCGGCGCACGTGCTCGCCCAGGCCGTGCAGCAGCAGTTCCCGCAGGCCAAGCTCGGTATCGGCCCGCCGGTGAAGGACGGTTTCTACTACGACTTCGCCGTCGACACCCCGTTCACCCCGGAAGACCTGCAGGCGCTCGAAAAGCGCATGAAGCAGATCGTGAAGGGCGCCCAGCAGTTCTCGCGGCGCGTTTTCGACTCCGTGGACGAGGCGAAGAAGGAACTGGCGGACGAGCCGTTCAAGCTCGAGCTGGTCGACCTCAAGTCCGAAGTGGACACCTCCGAGGTGATGGAGGTCGGCGAGGGCGAGCTCACCATCTACGACAACCTCGACCCGCGCACCAAGGAACGTGTCTGGAGTGACCTCTGCCGTGGTCCGCACGTGCCGACCACCAAGTTCATCCCCGCGTTCAAGCTGACCCGCGTCGCCGCCGCGTACTGGCGGGGGAGTGAGAAGAACCCGCAGCTGCAGCGGATCTACGGCACGGCGTGGGAGTCGGCCGAGGCGCAGGACGCCCACCTCGAGCGCATCGCCGAGGCCGAGCGCCGCGACCACCGCAAGCTCGGCGCCGAGCTGGACCTGTTCTCCTTCCCGGAGGAGATCGGCTCCGGCCTGCCGGTGTTCCACCCCAAGGGCGGCATCATCCGCCGGGAGCTGGAGAACTACTCGCGCCGCCGCCACGAGGAGGCCGGCTACGAGTTCGTGAACACCCCGCACATCAGCAAGGGCGAGCTGTTCCACACCTCCGGCCACCTGCCCTACTACGCGGACACCATGTTCCCGCCGGTGCAGTTCGACGAGGAGAACTACTACCTCAAGGCCATGAACTGCCCGATGCACAACCTGATCTTCCGCTCGCGCGGGCGGTCCTACCGCGAGCTGCCGCTGCGGCTGTTCGAGTTCGGCACGGTCTACCGCTACGAGAAGTCGGGCGTGGTGCACGGCCTGACCCGCGTACGCGGCCTGACGATGGACGACTCGCACATCTACTGCACCAAGGAGCAGATGCCGGGCGAGCTCCGGTCGCTGCTGAAGTTCGTGCTCGACCTGCTGGCCGACTACGGCCTCTCCGACTTCTACCTCGAGCTGTCCACCCGCGGCGACTCGGCGAAGTTCATCGGCGAGGACTGGGAGTGGGAGGAGGCCACCGAGACACTGCGGCAGGCCGCCGTCGACTCCGGCCTCGAGCTGGTCCCGGACCCGGGCGGCGCGGCCTTCTACGGCCCGAAGATCTCGGTGCAGGCCAAGGACGCCATCGGGCGCACCTGGCAGATGTCGACCATCCAGCTGGACTTCAACCAGAACAAGCGCTTCGAGCTGGAGTACACGGCGCCGGATGGCACCCGGCAGACGCCGGTGATGATCCACCGCGCGCTGTTCGGCTCGATCGAGCGCTTCTTCGGCGTGCTGACCGAGCACTACGCGGGCGCGTTCCCGGCGTGGCTGGCGCCGGTGCAGGTGGTCGGCATCCCGATCACCGCCGACCAGGTCGGCTTCCTGCGTGACGTCGAGAAGGCGTTGCGCGCCAAGGGGATCCGCGCCGAGGTCGACGCCAGCGACGACCGGATGCAGAAGAAGATCCGCACGCACACCACGCAGAAGGTGCCCTTCATGCTGCTGGCCGGCGCGAAGGACGTCGAGGCGGGCGCGGTGTCGTTCCGCTTCCGCGACGGCGGGCAGATCAACGGGGTGCCGGTGGCCGACGCCGTCGCCGCCATCGCCGGCTGGATCGAGGGCCGCGAGAACGCGTCGCCCTCGGCCGACGCGCTGGCGGTGGTCGTCCGGTGA
- a CDS encoding malonic semialdehyde reductase: protein MTTFAEQDQALELPADVQNLLFREARTANSFSSEPVTDEQVRAIYDLVKWAPTSKNTQPLRVLVLRSAEARARLLPHMAPGNRGKTEAAPLTVVLAADVDFHENLPQVFPHAPGAKDAFSDEAGRVEFAKLNSLLQVGYFIIGVRAAGLAAGPMTGFDAAGVDKEFFDGKPLRSLVVVNVGKPGENPWFDRLPRLDFDQVVETL, encoded by the coding sequence ATGACCACCTTTGCCGAGCAGGACCAGGCCCTCGAGCTGCCCGCGGACGTCCAGAACCTGCTGTTCCGCGAGGCGCGCACGGCGAACAGCTTCAGCTCCGAGCCGGTGACCGACGAGCAGGTCCGCGCGATCTACGACCTCGTCAAGTGGGCCCCGACGTCGAAGAACACCCAGCCGCTGCGCGTGCTCGTGCTCCGGAGCGCCGAGGCGAGGGCCCGCCTGCTGCCGCACATGGCCCCGGGCAACCGCGGCAAGACCGAGGCCGCGCCGCTGACCGTCGTGCTCGCCGCCGACGTCGACTTCCACGAAAACCTGCCGCAGGTCTTCCCGCACGCCCCGGGAGCGAAGGACGCCTTCTCCGACGAGGCCGGCCGCGTCGAGTTCGCCAAGCTGAACTCGCTGCTGCAGGTCGGCTACTTCATCATCGGCGTCCGCGCCGCCGGGCTGGCCGCCGGCCCGATGACCGGTTTCGACGCCGCTGGTGTCGACAAGGAGTTCTTCGACGGCAAGCCGCTGCGCTCGCTGGTCGTCGTCAACGTCGGCAAGCCCGGCGAGAACCCGTGGTTCGACCGGTTGCCGCGGCTGGACTTCGACCAGGTCGTCGAGACCCTCTGA
- a CDS encoding sugar transferase: MEESVRPSYTVAQPPPHIDLQAIPRPAKRDGVPAGEPAGTPSPKALPAAWEARYRAWVIGSDVFVTLLVIAISAFVIDRVAPHDMHAFGTILAIFVSLPVSRAWSPRVLGEGAEEYRTLGRGFITAAVLVALGGLLFGALEVQVWVFVVVPAIALVAFPQRYLLRQVLHRKRAKGLCLLPVMAAGSPETVADLIARTRSEVHVGWRVEAACTFTGHGADRDSGEIDGVPVVGRLEELSRHVRRGGYRVVAITADQYWSPKRLQRLAWDMEGTGAEMVVAPVLMEVAGPRLNVTGVLGMPLLRVTAPMFTGGRRVVKEIVDRAGSAFLLTMMSPLLLAIAVAIKLNDRGPVIYRQHRVGRDGAVFTMLKFRTMVTNADEIRKKLQAENEGAGPLFKMKRDPRITRVGGLLRRYSLDELPQLFNVVSGKMSLVGPRPPLPEETAQYAPDARRRLLVKPGLTGLWQVSGRSDLTWAESIRLDLRYVEDWSLALDLVILWKTFRAVMGGQGAY, from the coding sequence ATGGAAGAGTCGGTGCGGCCTTCGTACACGGTGGCCCAGCCACCGCCGCACATCGACCTCCAAGCCATCCCGCGACCCGCCAAGCGGGACGGGGTCCCGGCCGGAGAACCGGCCGGCACCCCGTCGCCCAAGGCGCTACCGGCGGCCTGGGAGGCCAGATACAGAGCCTGGGTCATCGGCAGTGACGTCTTCGTGACGCTGCTGGTGATCGCGATCAGCGCGTTCGTCATCGACCGCGTGGCTCCGCACGACATGCACGCGTTCGGCACGATCCTGGCGATCTTCGTCTCCCTGCCGGTGAGCCGGGCGTGGAGCCCGCGCGTGCTCGGCGAGGGGGCGGAGGAGTACCGCACCCTGGGCCGGGGCTTCATCACCGCGGCCGTCCTCGTGGCGCTGGGCGGGCTGCTGTTCGGCGCGCTCGAGGTCCAGGTCTGGGTGTTCGTCGTCGTCCCGGCGATCGCGCTCGTCGCGTTCCCGCAGCGCTACCTGCTGCGCCAGGTGCTGCACCGCAAGCGCGCCAAGGGACTCTGCCTGCTGCCGGTGATGGCCGCGGGCAGCCCGGAGACCGTCGCGGACCTCATCGCCCGCACGCGTTCCGAGGTCCACGTCGGGTGGCGCGTCGAGGCGGCCTGCACGTTCACCGGGCACGGCGCCGACCGCGACAGCGGGGAGATCGACGGCGTCCCGGTGGTCGGGCGGCTGGAAGAGCTGTCCCGGCACGTGCGCCGCGGCGGCTACCGCGTCGTCGCGATCACCGCGGACCAGTACTGGAGCCCGAAGCGCCTGCAGCGCCTGGCCTGGGACATGGAGGGCACCGGCGCCGAGATGGTCGTGGCACCCGTGCTGATGGAGGTGGCCGGGCCCCGGCTGAACGTCACCGGGGTGCTGGGGATGCCGCTGCTGCGGGTCACCGCGCCGATGTTCACCGGCGGGCGCCGCGTGGTGAAGGAGATCGTGGACCGCGCCGGCTCGGCGTTCCTGCTCACGATGATGTCCCCGCTGCTGCTCGCGATCGCGGTCGCGATCAAGCTGAACGACCGCGGCCCGGTGATCTACCGCCAGCACCGCGTCGGCCGTGACGGCGCCGTTTTCACCATGCTGAAGTTCCGGACGATGGTGACGAACGCCGACGAGATCCGCAAAAAGCTCCAGGCCGAGAACGAGGGCGCGGGCCCGTTGTTCAAGATGAAACGGGATCCGCGTATCACCCGTGTGGGTGGTTTGCTGCGCCGGTATTCGCTCGACGAGCTGCCCCAGCTGTTCAACGTCGTCTCCGGGAAGATGTCGCTCGTCGGGCCCCGCCCGCCGCTGCCGGAGGAGACCGCGCAGTACGCGCCGGACGCGCGCCGCCGGCTGCTCGTGAAGCCGGGCCTGACCGGGCTCTGGCAGGTGAGCGGGCGCTCCGACCTCACCTGGGCCGAGAGCATCCGGCTCGACTTGCGTTACGTCGAGGACTGGTCCCTCGCGCTGGACCTGGTGATCCTCTGGAAGACGTTCCGCGCGGTGATGGGCGGTCAGGGCGCCTACTGA